A window of Marmota flaviventris isolate mMarFla1 chromosome 11, mMarFla1.hap1, whole genome shotgun sequence genomic DNA:
CACGGCTTAGTCTGGGAGGGGACGCAGGAGGGAGCAGGTGGACTCTGGGCACTGGGTCAGTGTCTGTCTGTGAGCTGGGTGGTGTTACCTGAGCTGTGCATGGCGGATGAGAGCACACGCCTGCCCCTGTGTGACGGCCACCACGCTGGCCCACTCCTTCCTGAGAGGCAGCCCGTGCAGACCCGGCCTCTGTGGGCCCAGGCCCTGCAGACTGCAGCGCACCCTAAGGAAAGCTGGCCTGAGTTGGGAGAGTCACTTGAAACCCATCTCTCTGACAGTGGGGTGGATCAGGAGCCTAAAGAGAGAGGTGCGGGCAGGAGGCCCTGCAGTGGCCACCTGGCTGTCGGGGAGAGGGACTGTCTGTGAAAGTTGCTAGGGATGTTGACTCATCTCCTCCAAGTGGCCACAGAGGCACCCCCCCAGGTCTGCTTGCCCCATGAAGGGGTCCTGTGGAGGCACCGAGGAAAGTGCCCACAGGTGTTTCCCATGGAGGGGAGCAGCCTTGCCCAGCCCTGCTCAGGACACTTCTGAAGGTCAGAGCAGGCAGGACTCACTCTCCTGCTTAGCGACTGCTGGTCCCCATGTGCTGGGACGAAGGGCGGGACGCAGGGTGgacaaaggaggaagaaagaagaggaagcaggAAAGGTGGAGGGACAGAGTGCAGTTTAGAGAGGTTTGATCCGCCCATCTAGGCCCTTGGACACTGTGTCTCAGGGGACACCATCCTCGGCCTGGCTGTGTACCTGTCCCAGCCTCCTCAGGGCATCCTTCACGTCCTTGTTCCGCAGGCTGTAGATGAGGGGGTTGAGCATCGGGATGACCAGGGTGTAGAAGACGGAGACCACCTTGCCCTGCTCCATGGACCCCACGGCTCCTGGCTGGGCGTACATCACAAACACAGTTCCATAAAACAGAGACACGGCTGTCaggtgggagccacaggtggagaagaGCTTGTGCCGCCCAGATCCTGAGCGCATCCTGAGGATGGTCACTGCGATGTAGCCATAGGAGACCAGGACCACGAGAGTGGTGCCCACAATGATGAGCCCACAGATGCCGAACATGACCAGCTGGTTGAGAGCTGTGTTGGCACAGGCCAGCCGGAGCAGGGGGGGCACGTCACAGAAGAAGTGGTCGATGCGGTTGGAGCTGCAGAAGGGCAGCTGGAAGGTGAGGCTGGTCTCTATGATGGAGTTGAGGCAGCCTCCACAGTAGGCTCCGAGCACCAGGCGGACACACGTAGCAGGACACATGGTCACAGGGTACTGCAGGGGGCTGCAGATGGCCAtaaagcggtcataggccattaCTCCCAGCAGCAAGCCTTCAGTGGTAACCAGCAGCGCAAAAAAGAACAGCTGGGTGGCACATCCCCTAAAGCTGATGGCCTTGGAGGAGAGGAAGTTGGCCAGGGCATTGGGGGCGATGACGGAGGAGTAGCAGAGGTCCAGGAAGGACAGGTTcttgaggaagaagtacatgggggagtGCAGGCGGGCATCCAGGGTGATGACCACGATCATGGTGACATTGCCCAGGAcggtcagcacatagagggccaGGAAGACAGCAAAGAGCAGAGCTTGAATCTCCACCCCTCCTCTAAAGCCCTCCAGCACAAACTCCCGCCAGGGCAGTGCTGAGAGGTTTCCGTTTCTGAGAGTCGGCATGGCCCTGCGCTGGGACAGCAGGCAGAGAGGACAGTGGAGCTGGGCCAAGGTCTCCCAGTCACATCACCGTGGTGCACAGGGATCACTTGTGCGACGCTCACACCTGCCACAGGCACCAGCAGACCTGTTCTCCTTCTGATGAGCTGGCCCTAGGCTGAAAAGGTCATGTCCTCTGATGCACTTGATCCTCGAGCATGTGCTGAGCCTGTCCTGTGCAGGACACAGAGCCCTGCTCTGTGGTTGCCAGCAGGCATCCAGAGCTGAGTGACTCTCAGTGCAGGAAGCTTCAGCCTGCCGCTCCCACCCACCAAGGATGCCCTGAGTGATGCCCCTGTACCTCTGGCTCCTGTGTCCATCCTGCACTCCCCAAAGCTTTCTAACTCACCAATCAGGACATGGGCCCTGGAGCACAGGTCTTCCACTGCCCACAGGTCTTCCCCTGCCCACAGGTCTTCCACAGGTGGTCACTCCATCTGCGTCCTAGGCACAGAGCAGGAGTGCACCCTGCCCAGGCTGGCGTGG
This region includes:
- the LOC117794934 gene encoding olfactory receptor 9S13-like; amino-acid sequence: MPTLRNGNLSALPWREFVLEGFRGGVEIQALLFAVFLALYVLTVLGNVTMIVVITLDARLHSPMYFFLKNLSFLDLCYSSVIAPNALANFLSSKAISFRGCATQLFFFALLVTTEGLLLGVMAYDRFMAICSPLQYPVTMCPATCVRLVLGAYCGGCLNSIIETSLTFQLPFCSSNRIDHFFCDVPPLLRLACANTALNQLVMFGICGLIIVGTTLVVLVSYGYIAVTILRMRSGSGRHKLFSTCGSHLTAVSLFYGTVFVMYAQPGAVGSMEQGKVVSVFYTLVIPMLNPLIYSLRNKDVKDALRRLGQVHSQAEDGVP